GCATCCTCGCAGGCATCATGGCGATCGTCGGCTACTTCGCCTTCGGCCCCGCGGTCGAGTGGATCAGCAACGTCCTCGAGGCGGGTGTCGACTGGCTGATCTCGCTGTCGCTGCTGCCGCTCGTGTCGATCCTGGTCGAGCCCGGCAAGATCCTCTTCCTGAACAACGCCATCAACCACGGCGTGTTCACCCCGCTCGGCACGCAGCAGGCGGCCGAGGAGGGCAAGTCGATCCTGTTCCTCATCGAGGCGAACCCCGGCCCGGGCCTCGGCCTGCTGCTCGCGTTCGCGATCTTCGGCGTCGGAATGGCGCGGGCGAGCGCACCCGGTGCGATCATCATCCAGTTCTTCGGCGGCATCCACGAGATCTACTTCCCGTACGTGCTCATGAAGCCGCTCACGGTGCTGGCCGTGATCGCCGGCGGCATGACCGGCGTCGCCACGAACGTGCTGTTCGACTCGGGCCTTCGAGCGCCGGCGGCACCGGGCAGCATCATCGCGGTGCTCATCCAGACCGCGAACGACAGCTACCTCGGCGTCGTGCTCTCGGTGGTGCTCTCCGCGACCGTGTCGTTCATCATCGCGTCGATCATCCTCCGGGCGAGCCGGAAGAAGGACCTCGAGCGCGAGAACGCCGGCGACCTGAGCGCCGCGATCGCCCAGACCGAGGCCAACAAGGGCAAGGAGAGCTCGGTGCTCGGCGGCCTGCAGGCCGAGGGCGTCGCCGCGGGCGGCGCGCTGGTCGAGGAGGGCGAGCGTGCGGCCTTCGAGCACAAGCCGATCCACACGATCGTGTTCGCCTGCGACGCGGGCATGGGCTCCAGTGCCATGGGCGCCACCGTGCTCCGCAACAAGATCAAGAAGGCGGGCATCGACAGCGTGAAGGTGACCAACCAGTCGATCGCCAACCTGAAGGACGACGTGGACCTGGTGATCACCCACCAGGACCTGACCGACCGCGCCAAGCTGCAGTCGCCCAGCGCACTGCACGTCTCGGTGGAGAACTTCATGAACTCCCCGAAGTACGACGAGGTCGTGCACATGCTGCAGTCCGAAGGGGTGCGCTGACCGCACGGCGCGGCGGCGGGAACGAAGGGAATGGATGACATGAGCGACCAGGTGCTGTCACCCGGGAACGTCCGACTCGCCGCCGCGCCGGCCGACCGCGAGGAGGCCATCCGCGCCGCGGGCGGTGTCCTCGTGGAGGCCGGCGCGGTCACTCCCGCGTACGTCGACGCGATGCTCGAGCGCGAGCAGTCGGTGTCGACCTACATGGGCAACCTGCTGGCGATCCCGCACGGGACGAACGAGTCGAAGGACGCGATCCTGCGGTCGGCGCTCTCGTTCACGCGCTACGACCAGCCCGTCGACTGGGGCGGGGACGAGGTGCGCTTCGTGGTCGGGATCGCGGGGGTCGGCGACGAGCACCTCGACATCCTGTCGCGGATCGCGATCGTCTTCTCCGACGAGGACGAGGTCGAGCGACTGCTCCTCGCGGACGGCGCCGACGCCCTCTACGCGATCCTCGAGGAGGTCAACGGCTGATGAAGGCCGTCCACTTCGGCGCCGGGAACATCGGCCGCGGCTTCGTGGGGCTGCTGCTCCACGAGGCCGGGTACGAGGTGGTGTTCGCCGACGTGAACGCCGAGCTGATCGATGCGCTCGCGGCGGCGGACTCCTACGAGGTCCACGCCGTGGGCGCGTCGTCGACCACGACCCGGGTCGACGGCTTCCGCGCGGTCAACAGCGCGACGGATCCCGAGCGGGTCGTGAGCGAGATCGCGTCGGCCGACGTGCTCACCACCGCGGTGGGGCCCACCATCCTGCGCTTCATCGCGCCGCACCTGCTCGCCGGGCTGCGCGCGCGCCCGGCGGAACTGCCGCCGCTGCAGGTCATGGCCTGCGAGAACGCGATCAACGCGACCGACGTGCTCCACGACGAGACCGCCGCGCTCTGCACTCCGGCAGAGTGGACGAAGCTGGCCGGGCGCGCGGTGTTCGCGAACACCGCGGTCGATCGCATCGTGCCCGGTCAGGACCCCGACGCAGGGCTCGACGTGACCGTCGAGACGTTCTTCGAGTGGGCGATCGAGCGCACGCCGTTCGGCGACGACGTGCCCGCCATCCCCGGCGCGCACTTCGTCGACGACCTGGCGCCGTACATCGAGCGCAAGCTCTTCACCGTGAACACCGGCCACGCGTCGATCGCGTACTTCGGCTTCATCGCCGGGTACGAGCGCATCGCCGAGGCCCTCGCCGACCCGGTCGTCGAGGCCGCGGTCGCGGGCGTGCTCGAGGAGACCTCGGCGCTGCTGGTCGCCAAGCACGAGTTCGCCGAGGAGGCGCAGACGCGCTACCGCGAGACGATCCTGGAACGGTTCCGCAACGAGGCGCTGCCCGACACGGTCGAGCGGGTCGGGCGCCAGCCGCTGCGCAAGCTCGGCCGGCACGAGCGCTTCGTCGGGCCCGCGGCCGAGCTGTCGGAGCGCGGCATGGCGCCGCGCGCGCTGCTCGACGCGATGGCGGCCGCGCTGCGGTTCGACGTGCCGGCCGACGAGCAGAGCGTCGAGCTCCAGCGGATGCTGCGCGAGCGCGACGCCGAGGCGATCGTCGCCGACGTGACCGGGCTCGCGCCGACCCACGCCCTCTTCGCGCCGATCGTCGAGCGCGTGCGCGAGCGCCAGCAGGCGTGACGCGCGGGGCCCCGGGGCCGATCGTCTCAGGGGCATCCGATTGGATTAACCACGCCCGATGGCGTAATGTTGACCCTTGGTGTTTCGCACCTCGATACCGCCATGCCCCCGGGCATGCGATCGGCGCGCGAGACGATCGCACGACCAGCAGATTCCAACCCTAGCGATAGTGAGGCTATGGCCAAGAAAGACGGTGTCATCGAGATCGAAGGTTCGGTCGTCGAGGCTCTCCCGAACGCCATGTTCCGGGTCGAGCTGACGAACGGGCACAAGGTGCTCGCCCACATCTCGGGCAAGATGCGTCAGCACTACATCCGCATCCTCCCCGAGGACCGCGTGATCGTGGAGCTGAGCCCCTACGATCTGACCCGCGGCCGCATCGTCTACCGCTACAAGTAGGTCTCTGCTGTAAGTAACGGCCCCCGGCTCCCCGCGGGCACGAAGACAGCGATGCAACAAGGAACCCCAAATGAAGGTCAATCCCTCCGTCAAGCCCATCTGCGACCACTGCAAGGTCATTCGCCGCAACGGTCGCGTCATGGTCATCTGCAAGTCGAACCCGCGCCACAAGCAGCGCCAGGGCTGACCTGCGCCGCCCGCGGGCGGCACGACGAACCCCACAACTGAATACGACACGGCAACGCCAGGATTCCGCGCGACGCGGATGACACCTCGGGAGAGAGGCCCGGGCACCGGCGTTGCTCCACACCTCTCGATCACCATTCAGGAGAAGCCAACATGGCACGTCTGGCAGGCGTCGACATCCCGCGCGAGAAGCGCGTGGAGATCGCACTGACGTACATCTACGGCGTGGGCCGCACCCGCGCGCTCGCCACCCTCGCGGAGACCGGGATCTCCGGCGACATCCGCGTGAAGGACCTCACCGACGACCAGCTCGTCGCCCTCCGCGACCACATCGAGGGCACCTACAAGGTCGAGGGCGACCTCCGCCGCGAGGTGGCCGCCGACATCCGCCGCAA
This portion of the Agromyces rhizosphaerae genome encodes:
- a CDS encoding PTS mannitol transporter subunit IICB — protein: MTTTSSPDATKPKGGARVGIQRFGAFLSGMVMPNISAFIAWGLITAFFIETGWTPVPQLGGFPGPDGTEYTGLVGPMIIYLLPLLLANMGGRLVYDTRGGVVGTIATVGVIVGTDIPMFLGAMVMGPLAAYLMKQVDRIWEGKIKAGFEMLVNNFSAGILAGIMAIVGYFAFGPAVEWISNVLEAGVDWLISLSLLPLVSILVEPGKILFLNNAINHGVFTPLGTQQAAEEGKSILFLIEANPGPGLGLLLAFAIFGVGMARASAPGAIIIQFFGGIHEIYFPYVLMKPLTVLAVIAGGMTGVATNVLFDSGLRAPAAPGSIIAVLIQTANDSYLGVVLSVVLSATVSFIIASIILRASRKKDLERENAGDLSAAIAQTEANKGKESSVLGGLQAEGVAAGGALVEEGERAAFEHKPIHTIVFACDAGMGSSAMGATVLRNKIKKAGIDSVKVTNQSIANLKDDVDLVITHQDLTDRAKLQSPSALHVSVENFMNSPKYDEVVHMLQSEGVR
- a CDS encoding PTS sugar transporter subunit IIA is translated as MSDQVLSPGNVRLAAAPADREEAIRAAGGVLVEAGAVTPAYVDAMLEREQSVSTYMGNLLAIPHGTNESKDAILRSALSFTRYDQPVDWGGDEVRFVVGIAGVGDEHLDILSRIAIVFSDEDEVERLLLADGADALYAILEEVNG
- a CDS encoding mannitol-1-phosphate 5-dehydrogenase, producing the protein MKAVHFGAGNIGRGFVGLLLHEAGYEVVFADVNAELIDALAAADSYEVHAVGASSTTTRVDGFRAVNSATDPERVVSEIASADVLTTAVGPTILRFIAPHLLAGLRARPAELPPLQVMACENAINATDVLHDETAALCTPAEWTKLAGRAVFANTAVDRIVPGQDPDAGLDVTVETFFEWAIERTPFGDDVPAIPGAHFVDDLAPYIERKLFTVNTGHASIAYFGFIAGYERIAEALADPVVEAAVAGVLEETSALLVAKHEFAEEAQTRYRETILERFRNEALPDTVERVGRQPLRKLGRHERFVGPAAELSERGMAPRALLDAMAAALRFDVPADEQSVELQRMLRERDAEAIVADVTGLAPTHALFAPIVERVRERQQA
- the infA gene encoding translation initiation factor IF-1 gives rise to the protein MAKKDGVIEIEGSVVEALPNAMFRVELTNGHKVLAHISGKMRQHYIRILPEDRVIVELSPYDLTRGRIVYRYK
- the rpmJ gene encoding 50S ribosomal protein L36, translating into MKVNPSVKPICDHCKVIRRNGRVMVICKSNPRHKQRQG
- the rpsM gene encoding 30S ribosomal protein S13; the protein is MARLAGVDIPREKRVEIALTYIYGVGRTRALATLAETGISGDIRVKDLTDDQLVALRDHIEGTYKVEGDLRREVAADIRRKVEIGSYEGIRHRRGLPVRGQRTKTNARTRKGPKRTVAGKKKAR